A genomic region of Vicia villosa cultivar HV-30 ecotype Madison, WI unplaced genomic scaffold, Vvil1.0 ctg.002372F_1_1, whole genome shotgun sequence contains the following coding sequences:
- the LOC131638683 gene encoding probable purine permease 5 isoform X1, whose protein sequence is MLSAPLLQPEEIMEAAEAPIPSESLWDQITKFTTKMNEAYKRKPIPYWILLFLGIIAMVVAFPASSILSRVYYDNGGQSKWIISWIAVAGWPLIALILFPTYFVTKTFPTPLGLKLFLSYVVLGFLSAADNLMYAYAYAYLPASTAALVASSSLVFSALFGYVLVNNRMNASIVNALFVITAGLTIIALDSSSDKYDNISNSQYIMGLVWDVLASALHGLIFALSELVFVKLLGRRSFVVVLEQQIMVSLFAFLFTSIGVIVSGDFRRISSEATSFKGGKSAYYLVLVWGAVTFQLGVLGATAVIFLASTVLAGVLNAVRTPITSIAAVILLHDPMSGFKILSLLITFWGFGSYIYGSSMDHKQS, encoded by the exons ATGCTGTCTGCCCCACTCCTTCAACCTG AAGAAATTATGGAGGCAGCAGAGGCACCAATTCCCTCGGAATCACTTTGGGATCAGATTACCAAATTCACAACCAAGATGAACGAGGCCTACAAAAGAAAACCAATTCCTTACTGGATTCTTCTTTTTCTCGGCATCATTGCAATGGTGGTTGCATTTCCTGCTTCCAGCATTCTATCCCGTGTTTATTACGACAACGGTGGACAGAGCAAGTGGATCATATCTTGGATAGCAGTTGCTGGATGGCCTCTAATTGCGTTGATATTGTTTCCTACATACTTCGTTACAAAAACCTTTCCGACTCCTCTCGGGTTAAAACTGTTTCTGTCTTATGTCGTTTTGGGTTTTCTAAGTGCTGCTGATAATCTCatgtatgcttatgcttatgcttaCCTACCTGCATCTACTGCTGCTCTTGTTGCGTCGTCGTCTCTTGTGTTTTCTGCACTTTTCGGATACGTTCTCGTTAACAACCGAATGAATGCTTCTATAGTGAATGCGCTTTTTGTGATAACTGCTGGACTGACCATCATTGCTTTGGATTCAAGTTCAGATAAATATGATAATATCAGTAACAGTCAATACATAATGGGATTGGTATGGGATGTTTTAGCTTCTGCTCTTCACGGACTTATTTTCGCACTCTCCGAGCTGGTTTTCGTGAAACTACTTGGACGAAGATCGTTTGTCGTTGTTCTGGAGCAGCAAATCATGGTTTCGTTATTTGCATTTCTGTTTACCAGTATAGGGGTGATTGTAAGTGGTGATTTTCGAAGAATTTCATCCGAGGCTACTAGCTTCAAAGGAGGTAAAAGTGCTTATTATCTTGTTCTCGTTTGGGGAGCGGTTACTTTTCAGTTGGGGGTTTTAGGGGCAACTGCTGTGATTTTCTTGGCTTCAACTGTGCTTGCCGGTGTACTTAATGCAGTAAGAACACCAATAACAAGTATTGCAGCTGTTATTCTGTTGCATGATCCCATGAGTGGTTTCAAAATCCTATCATTGTTGATTACCTTTTGGGGATTTGGCTCATATATTTATGGCAGTTCAATGGATCATAAACAATCTTAA
- the LOC131638683 gene encoding probable purine permease 5 isoform X2 gives MLSAPLLQPEIMEAAEAPIPSESLWDQITKFTTKMNEAYKRKPIPYWILLFLGIIAMVVAFPASSILSRVYYDNGGQSKWIISWIAVAGWPLIALILFPTYFVTKTFPTPLGLKLFLSYVVLGFLSAADNLMYAYAYAYLPASTAALVASSSLVFSALFGYVLVNNRMNASIVNALFVITAGLTIIALDSSSDKYDNISNSQYIMGLVWDVLASALHGLIFALSELVFVKLLGRRSFVVVLEQQIMVSLFAFLFTSIGVIVSGDFRRISSEATSFKGGKSAYYLVLVWGAVTFQLGVLGATAVIFLASTVLAGVLNAVRTPITSIAAVILLHDPMSGFKILSLLITFWGFGSYIYGSSMDHKQS, from the exons ATGCTGTCTGCCCCACTCCTTCAACCTG AAATTATGGAGGCAGCAGAGGCACCAATTCCCTCGGAATCACTTTGGGATCAGATTACCAAATTCACAACCAAGATGAACGAGGCCTACAAAAGAAAACCAATTCCTTACTGGATTCTTCTTTTTCTCGGCATCATTGCAATGGTGGTTGCATTTCCTGCTTCCAGCATTCTATCCCGTGTTTATTACGACAACGGTGGACAGAGCAAGTGGATCATATCTTGGATAGCAGTTGCTGGATGGCCTCTAATTGCGTTGATATTGTTTCCTACATACTTCGTTACAAAAACCTTTCCGACTCCTCTCGGGTTAAAACTGTTTCTGTCTTATGTCGTTTTGGGTTTTCTAAGTGCTGCTGATAATCTCatgtatgcttatgcttatgcttaCCTACCTGCATCTACTGCTGCTCTTGTTGCGTCGTCGTCTCTTGTGTTTTCTGCACTTTTCGGATACGTTCTCGTTAACAACCGAATGAATGCTTCTATAGTGAATGCGCTTTTTGTGATAACTGCTGGACTGACCATCATTGCTTTGGATTCAAGTTCAGATAAATATGATAATATCAGTAACAGTCAATACATAATGGGATTGGTATGGGATGTTTTAGCTTCTGCTCTTCACGGACTTATTTTCGCACTCTCCGAGCTGGTTTTCGTGAAACTACTTGGACGAAGATCGTTTGTCGTTGTTCTGGAGCAGCAAATCATGGTTTCGTTATTTGCATTTCTGTTTACCAGTATAGGGGTGATTGTAAGTGGTGATTTTCGAAGAATTTCATCCGAGGCTACTAGCTTCAAAGGAGGTAAAAGTGCTTATTATCTTGTTCTCGTTTGGGGAGCGGTTACTTTTCAGTTGGGGGTTTTAGGGGCAACTGCTGTGATTTTCTTGGCTTCAACTGTGCTTGCCGGTGTACTTAATGCAGTAAGAACACCAATAACAAGTATTGCAGCTGTTATTCTGTTGCATGATCCCATGAGTGGTTTCAAAATCCTATCATTGTTGATTACCTTTTGGGGATTTGGCTCATATATTTATGGCAGTTCAATGGATCATAAACAATCTTAA